In a single window of the Desulfuromonas sp. genome:
- a CDS encoding ABC transporter yields the protein MPILQVESLRKNYGSLTAVDGLSFAVTPGECFGLLGPNGAGKTTTIQILYGYTPRDAGRLELFGLDIDHHLREIKGRIGICQQEDSLDPDLSVRNNLIGYARYFSVPRRVAARRADELLEFFALAGRADDKVPVLSGGLKRRLMLARALVNQPELLILDEPTTGLDPQSRQLLWAKLAELKRQGITILLTTHYMDEAERLCDRLVIVDHGRILVEGHPTRLVREQVGHSVIEIADPDEQVRAFLKGESGRVEDLGQRLLVYLEDGDELFLKLTREIRAEGCMLRPAGLEDLFLKLTGRELRE from the coding sequence ATGCCCATTCTCCAGGTCGAATCCCTGCGCAAAAACTACGGCTCGCTCACCGCCGTCGACGGCCTCTCTTTCGCGGTCACGCCGGGCGAGTGCTTTGGCCTGCTCGGTCCGAACGGGGCCGGCAAAACAACGACGATCCAGATTCTCTACGGCTACACGCCGCGTGATGCCGGCCGGCTCGAACTGTTCGGCCTCGATATCGATCACCACCTGCGCGAAATCAAGGGCCGCATCGGCATCTGCCAGCAGGAAGACTCCCTCGACCCCGACCTGAGCGTTCGCAATAACCTGATCGGTTACGCCCGTTACTTTTCGGTGCCGCGCCGGGTAGCGGCGCGCCGGGCCGACGAGCTCCTCGAATTTTTTGCCCTGGCGGGGCGGGCCGACGACAAGGTGCCGGTCCTCTCCGGCGGCCTCAAGCGCCGCCTGATGCTGGCCCGGGCCCTGGTCAACCAGCCGGAACTGCTGATTCTCGACGAGCCGACCACCGGCCTCGACCCGCAGAGCCGGCAGCTGCTCTGGGCCAAGCTGGCCGAGCTGAAAAGGCAGGGAATCACCATCCTGCTGACCACCCATTACATGGATGAAGCCGAACGTCTGTGCGACCGCCTGGTGATCGTCGATCACGGCCGGATCCTGGTTGAGGGGCATCCGACCAGGCTGGTGCGCGAGCAGGTCGGCCATTCGGTCATCGAGATCGCCGATCCGGACGAGCAGGTACGGGCCTTTCTCAAGGGCGAGAGCGGCCGGGTCGAGGACCTCGGGCAACGGCTCCTGGTCTATCTCGAGGATGGCGACGAGCTCTTCCTTAAACTGACACGCGAGATCCGGGC